A DNA window from Desulfonatronum thiosulfatophilum contains the following coding sequences:
- a CDS encoding chemotaxis protein CheB, translating to MTTENNDTESKNNPQPARPAKPDGAEVAESKGKSADSGFFIVGLGASAGGLAAFESFFSGMPKDRDPGMAFVLIQHLAADYKSMLSEIIQHHTRMPVQEARDGMVVQPNNVYTIPPNNDIFLQKGALRLEKQTTSRLRRMPIDHFFRSLAREQGERAIVIVLSGTGSDGAIGVREVKGVGGLTLAQEPETCDFAGMPESAIATDQVDYVLQPDKMPAQLMAYAEYARSKPGSPDSPSAKKNPMKFMLSLLHARSGHDFSQYKPSTIHRRIERRMALHHFTKPKDYIEFLEKDEHETEELFRDLLIGVTSFFRDPEAFQALEEKVIPRLFDKSSDSSEAIRVWCPGCSTGEEAYSLAILLAEQRAALNLNVTVQIFATDIDDRALTKARAGFFPANIAADISEQRLKNFFTRDVDRDGYRANKNIREMLIFSEQNVVRDPPFSRIDLISCRNLLIYMGGGLQKRLIPLFHYALTPDGYLFLGSSESVGDFGDLFTTLDRKWKLYQHKRDRFGARHPDLVHLLPSMTRKKKAFEHSAQKKEPDQKSPVRRLSEQMLLEHYGAAAALIRDHGDILYLHGRTGMYLEPEPGEAAVNNVLRMARLGLRTELSVALHKSAVKREIVRSYGVKVKTNGHMTVCNLTIYPVSASRREAIETGGPLFLIVLEQARSAFPEHSQHAHQFADPSLRADKSVAPDEETPDFEQMDASEQIASLQEEIRMKDNSLQSTLEELETSNEELQSTNEEMQSINEELQSTNEELETSKEELQSVNEELTTVNAQLQTYVTELTRANNDMNNLFAATGVGTLFVDTELHIVRFTPATTQVINLIKGDVGRPIGHIVTKLKNYDSLMEDIQGVLDSLGSKDIEVRNTDGDWYLIKIRPYRTQDNVIEGAVITFLDINSQKETRDKLREVERSETRYRLLSGAIVETSRAPMVVLDAEKKVVLTNLAFLRMFQVSEANTKGLMLSELGNMQWDIPELQGLLDKVLREDQTFNDFMVTHEFETIGKRTMLLNGRILRESGLDYILLSIEDVTGKDG from the coding sequence ATGACAACTGAAAACAACGATACCGAGAGTAAAAATAACCCCCAACCCGCCCGGCCCGCCAAACCCGATGGCGCGGAAGTTGCCGAATCGAAGGGGAAATCCGCCGATTCCGGCTTCTTCATCGTGGGTCTCGGGGCCTCGGCCGGGGGTCTGGCCGCCTTCGAGTCCTTTTTTTCCGGCATGCCCAAGGACAGGGACCCGGGCATGGCGTTCGTCCTTATCCAGCATCTTGCCGCGGACTACAAAAGCATGCTGTCCGAGATCATCCAGCACCACACCCGGATGCCGGTCCAGGAAGCCCGGGACGGGATGGTCGTGCAGCCCAACAATGTCTACACCATCCCGCCGAACAACGACATATTCCTCCAGAAGGGCGCCCTGCGGCTGGAGAAGCAAACCACGTCCCGCCTCCGGCGCATGCCCATCGACCACTTTTTCCGCTCCCTGGCTCGGGAGCAGGGTGAGCGGGCCATTGTGATCGTGCTTTCGGGCACGGGCAGCGATGGTGCGATCGGGGTCCGGGAGGTCAAGGGCGTGGGCGGACTGACGCTGGCCCAGGAACCGGAAACCTGCGACTTCGCCGGCATGCCGGAAAGCGCCATTGCCACGGACCAGGTGGACTACGTACTGCAGCCGGACAAAATGCCCGCCCAGCTCATGGCCTACGCGGAATACGCACGGTCGAAACCAGGTTCCCCGGATTCTCCGTCCGCAAAAAAAAATCCCATGAAGTTCATGCTGAGTCTGCTGCACGCCCGATCCGGGCACGATTTTTCCCAGTACAAGCCCAGCACCATCCACCGGCGCATCGAACGGCGCATGGCTCTGCACCACTTCACAAAGCCCAAGGATTACATTGAGTTTTTGGAGAAGGACGAGCATGAGACCGAAGAACTCTTTCGCGACCTGCTGATCGGCGTGACCAGTTTTTTTCGCGATCCCGAGGCCTTCCAGGCTCTCGAGGAAAAGGTCATCCCCCGGCTGTTCGACAAGAGCTCCGATTCCTCCGAGGCAATCCGGGTCTGGTGCCCGGGCTGCTCCACCGGGGAGGAGGCCTATTCCCTGGCCATCCTGCTGGCCGAGCAGAGAGCGGCCCTGAACCTGAACGTCACGGTGCAGATTTTTGCCACGGACATCGACGACCGGGCCCTGACCAAAGCCCGGGCCGGTTTTTTTCCAGCCAACATTGCCGCGGACATTTCGGAACAGCGACTGAAAAACTTTTTCACCAGGGACGTGGATCGGGACGGTTACCGCGCCAATAAAAACATCCGGGAGATGTTGATCTTTTCCGAACAGAATGTCGTCAGGGATCCGCCATTTTCCCGGATCGACCTGATCAGTTGCCGCAACCTGTTGATCTACATGGGCGGCGGATTGCAGAAACGACTGATTCCCCTTTTTCATTACGCGTTGACTCCGGACGGATATCTCTTCCTGGGGAGTTCCGAAAGCGTCGGCGATTTCGGCGATCTTTTCACCACCCTGGATCGCAAATGGAAGTTGTACCAGCACAAACGCGACCGTTTTGGCGCTCGCCACCCGGATCTCGTGCATCTCCTGCCCTCGATGACCCGCAAAAAGAAAGCCTTTGAGCATTCCGCCCAGAAAAAGGAGCCGGATCAGAAGTCTCCTGTGCGCAGGCTGTCGGAACAGATGCTCCTGGAACATTATGGCGCGGCAGCCGCCCTGATCAGGGACCATGGCGACATCCTCTACCTGCACGGTCGCACCGGAATGTATCTGGAGCCGGAACCGGGTGAGGCCGCGGTGAACAACGTTCTCCGCATGGCCCGCCTGGGGCTGCGCACGGAACTCTCCGTGGCCCTGCACAAGTCCGCGGTCAAGCGCGAGATCGTGCGCAGTTACGGGGTGAAGGTCAAAACCAACGGCCACATGACCGTGTGCAATCTGACTATCTATCCCGTTAGCGCATCGCGCCGGGAAGCCATTGAAACCGGCGGCCCCTTGTTTCTGATCGTCCTGGAACAGGCCAGGTCCGCATTCCCTGAACATTCTCAACACGCTCACCAGTTCGCGGACCCGTCCCTGAGGGCCGACAAATCGGTTGCGCCTGACGAAGAGACTCCCGACTTCGAGCAGATGGACGCCTCGGAGCAGATCGCTTCGCTCCAGGAGGAGATTCGGATGAAGGACAACAGCCTTCAGTCCACCCTCGAGGAGCTGGAAACGTCCAACGAGGAGTTGCAATCCACCAACGAGGAGATGCAGTCGATCAACGAGGAGCTGCAATCCACCAATGAGGAGCTGGAGACCTCCAAGGAGGAACTGCAGTCGGTCAACGAGGAGCTGACCACGGTCAACGCCCAGTTGCAGACCTACGTCACCGAGCTGACACGGGCCAACAACGACATGAACAATCTTTTCGCCGCCACCGGCGTGGGCACGCTGTTCGTGGACACGGAATTGCACATTGTCCGCTTCACCCCGGCTACGACCCAGGTAATCAATCTGATCAAGGGGGATGTGGGCCGCCCCATAGGCCACATTGTCACCAAGCTGAAAAATTACGACAGCCTGATGGAGGACATTCAGGGTGTGTTGGACTCGCTGGGTTCCAAGGATATTGAAGTACGCAATACCGACGGCGACTGGTATCTGATAAAGATCCGTCCTTACCGCACTCAGGACAACGTCATCGAGGGAGCGGTGATCACCTTCCTGGACATCAACAGCCAAAAGGAAACCCGGGACAAGCTGCGAGAAGTCGAACGAAGCGAGACCCGGTACCGGCTGTTGTCCGGGGCCATCGTGGAAACGTCGCGGGCTCCGATGGTCGTTCTGGACGCGGAAAAGAAGGTGGTTTTGACCAACCTCGCATTTCTCAGAATGTTCCAGGTATCGGAAGCTAACACCAAGGGCCTGATGCTATCCGAGCTGGGCAACATGCAGTGGGATATTCCCGAACTGCAGGGATTGCTGGACAAGGTTCTCCGTGAGGACCAGACATTCAACGACTTCATGGTCACCCACGAGTTCGAAACCATAGGGAAGCGGACCATGCTGCTCAACGGCCGCATTCTCAGGGAATCCGGTCTTGATTATATTTTGCTGTCCATTGAGGACGTTACGGGGAAGGATGGGTGA
- a CDS encoding GIY-YIG nuclease family protein — MSKQPTVYILASKRNGTLYVGVTSDLVKRVWQHKNNIVEGFTTRYAVHQLVWYELHDTMQSAINREKRIKEWKRKWKLDLIEELNPEWIDLYHELV, encoded by the coding sequence ATGAGTAAACAGCCGACGGTATATATTTTGGCGAGCAAAAGGAATGGTACCCTCTATGTGGGCGTCACCTCGGATCTTGTAAAAAGGGTCTGGCAGCATAAGAACAACATCGTTGAGGGATTTACCACGCGTTACGCTGTTCATCAACTGGTTTGGTATGAGTTACACGATACTATGCAGTCAGCAATCAATCGGGAGAAGCGAATAAAAGAATGGAAGCGCAAATGGAAGTTAGATTTGATTGAGGAATTGAACCCGGAATGGATAGATCTATACCATGAGCTCGTTTGA
- a CDS encoding sigma-54-dependent transcriptional regulator, which produces MATILIIDDDELFSAALSDVLASEGHRIIHTPTLTEGQNLAHSQNQDIDLIFLDLQLPDGFGMDILPDLKSMPNSPEIIVVTGSIESENAELAILKGAWDFITKSSTPLEMKLSCMRALEYRSTRLALLPVNREGIIGESAALRRCLEEMGRAAKSSAEVLFLGETGTGKEVFARALHANSPRKDQELVVVDCASLTETIAGSELFGYRKGAFTGAVSDRIGLVQRAHKGTLFLDEVSEMPPALQKSFLRVLESRTYRPLGQNQELTSNFRLVCASNRNLNEMSRQGRFREDLLFRIQTVTIQLPSLRERLDDLGDLVKHHLTVISRYSGLPDKIASPDLMDLFADHDWPGNVRELVNTLKALVASAPEERVLYPSHLPRELHVRFLKSKHSTSYDHGTPAPPNAAYEPPAELLGQDWKTFCTHVREATEKNYLTHLMHSAGNDLKKALHHSGLSQARLYGLLKKYDIPRPGRSG; this is translated from the coding sequence ATGGCCACCATTCTGATCATTGACGACGATGAACTGTTCAGCGCCGCGCTTTCCGACGTCCTGGCCAGCGAGGGGCACAGGATCATTCACACCCCGACCCTCACGGAAGGGCAGAATCTGGCGCACTCCCAGAATCAGGACATCGACCTGATCTTTCTCGATCTGCAGCTTCCCGACGGCTTCGGAATGGACATTCTTCCGGATCTCAAATCCATGCCCAATTCACCGGAAATCATCGTGGTTACCGGTTCCATCGAATCCGAGAACGCGGAACTGGCCATTTTGAAGGGCGCCTGGGACTTCATCACCAAGTCCAGCACCCCCCTGGAGATGAAGCTCTCCTGCATGCGGGCCCTGGAGTATCGGAGCACCCGGCTGGCCCTGCTGCCGGTGAACCGGGAAGGCATCATCGGGGAAAGCGCGGCCTTGCGGCGTTGCCTTGAGGAAATGGGCCGGGCGGCCAAGAGTTCCGCGGAAGTCCTGTTTCTCGGGGAGACGGGCACCGGAAAGGAAGTCTTTGCCCGGGCTCTGCACGCCAACAGCCCGCGCAAGGACCAGGAACTGGTGGTCGTGGATTGCGCTTCTCTGACTGAAACCATCGCGGGCAGCGAACTGTTCGGGTATCGCAAAGGCGCGTTCACCGGGGCGGTCTCGGATCGCATCGGGCTGGTCCAGCGGGCCCACAAGGGCACGCTGTTCCTGGACGAGGTCAGCGAAATGCCGCCGGCCCTGCAGAAAAGCTTTCTGCGGGTTCTGGAAAGCCGGACATACCGTCCCCTGGGCCAGAACCAGGAACTGACCAGCAATTTTCGGCTGGTTTGCGCCAGCAACCGCAACCTGAATGAAATGTCGCGCCAGGGTCGGTTTCGGGAGGATCTGCTGTTCCGGATTCAGACCGTGACCATCCAGCTCCCTTCGCTTCGGGAACGCCTCGACGATCTGGGCGATCTCGTGAAACATCACCTCACCGTCATCAGCCGCTACTCGGGACTCCCGGACAAGATCGCCTCCCCGGATCTGATGGACCTGTTCGCGGACCACGACTGGCCGGGCAACGTGCGGGAACTGGTGAATACGCTCAAGGCGCTGGTCGCCTCGGCGCCTGAAGAACGGGTGCTGTATCCCTCCCATCTCCCCAGGGAGCTGCATGTCCGGTTTCTCAAATCCAAGCATTCGACGTCCTATGATCACGGCACCCCGGCCCCTCCCAATGCAGCCTATGAGCCGCCTGCGGAACTTCTCGGCCAGGACTGGAAAACCTTCTGCACCCATGTCCGTGAAGCCACCGAAAAAAATTACCTGACGCACCTGATGCACAGCGCCGGCAACGATCTCAAGAAAGCGCTGCACCATTCCGGCCTCAGCCAGGCCAGGCTCTACGGGCTCCTCAAGAAATATGACATTCCCAGACCGGGCAGGTCGGGGTGA
- a CDS encoding superoxide dismutase, with protein sequence MEKSPAQSSFTLMPLPYPEDALEPVISAKTLQFHHGKHHQKYVDTLNKLISGTEYVNKSLEEIIRDTDGKEDKSKIFNNAAQVWNHQFFWKSLKPNGGGMPSNALMEKIEGSFGSFEDFKTGLSEAAVSQFGSGWAWLVYDGDGLKVMKTSNAKVPFTQGLKPLLTIDVWEHAYYLDYQNLRPKYVEAVIDKLLNWEFALENMR encoded by the coding sequence ATGGAAAAATCCCCTGCACAATCATCATTCACATTGATGCCCCTGCCGTATCCGGAAGACGCCCTGGAACCCGTGATTTCCGCCAAGACCCTGCAGTTTCATCACGGCAAGCATCACCAGAAATACGTGGACACCCTGAATAAACTGATTTCCGGGACCGAGTACGTGAACAAGTCCCTGGAGGAAATCATCCGGGATACGGACGGCAAGGAAGACAAGTCCAAGATATTCAACAATGCGGCCCAGGTCTGGAATCACCAGTTTTTCTGGAAAAGCTTGAAGCCCAATGGCGGCGGGATGCCTTCAAACGCATTGATGGAGAAAATCGAAGGGTCTTTCGGAAGCTTCGAGGACTTCAAAACAGGGCTTTCCGAAGCCGCCGTTTCCCAGTTCGGCAGCGGCTGGGCTTGGCTGGTATATGACGGGGACGGGCTCAAGGTGATGAAAACGTCCAACGCCAAGGTGCCCTTCACCCAGGGCCTCAAGCCGCTTTTGACCATCGATGTCTGGGAACACGCCTACTACCTGGACTACCAGAATCTACGCCCGAAATACGTCGAGGCGGTGATCGACAAACTGCTGAACTGGGAATTCGCGCTGGAAAACATGCGCTAG
- a CDS encoding PAS domain-containing sensor histidine kinase — MSTKEKPTDAEKLRERAEKLAKKKAKKKVTDEFAEMTENERLRLLHELSVHKIELELQNEDLRRAHEKLDAEHARFQDLYDFAPVGYVTIDKNNLIHEVNLTAATLLGIRRIDLIGQSLSNLILPEDQDLFFHYRKRALGAEEVQAEEMRLLKQDGSWFWGHFETSSIQDTDNGQVCRIVFSDITRRKLEEENTTRTSALLETAGRVARFGGWSADLVENRVHLTPQAAEIRGKPDELHPTLKEAGAYYAPESRKKMGDAFRKCVREGVPYDVEVEMFTAQGERIWVRNLGAPVRDASGAIVRVEGSIQDITRSKRAEEEARQAQALLGRAGRMALFGGWRMDLADKRIVLIGETAAIHEMPPDYSPSFEEAFNLITPEWRDTMTEVFDKCVHEGIPFDEEIEIVTIKGNRIWVRIIGEAIRDGSGAIVGVEGAFQDITESKQFEEEILRVNNVLEKAGRMARFGGWSINLHENRVYWTPEVAAIHEMPADFSPSLEEGLSFYAPEWRDKITEVFGKCAHEGVPYDEEMQIVTSQGRLIWVRAMGEPIRDSSGVIVRVEGAFQDISERKRAEEKILRTNILLEQTSRLAKFGAWNVNLAEQKVYLAQNTSLIHGFPQGYTPTVEECFNAYAPESREKVIEVFRKCEKEGVPFDEEMELIVGNGERRWVRGVGEAVRDASGAIVRVIGAMQDISDRKRTELEILRIKTMLERAASMALFGGWSVNVAERRLYVSGQATEIYGLGPGDSLTPEDAISRYIPEWQQTIVDAFDKCVQKGEPFDVEVEIINKRGNRIWIRKTGEAIRNESGEVVRVEGAIQDITDRVQDKEALVRNNQKLQKALDEKDKFFSIIAHDLKSPLAGFMALTRMLTDEFNTLPLKDLRRMAFELAQATETMFNLLKNLLEWSLMQRGLLTYNPVICLLADPIEHTIELFQTTAGNKNVYMQSELDQNLLVYADKQMLDTILRNFVSNAIKFSMSGGTIFISAVRDKDMAVVTVQDNGVGMDEEHLSNLFILTRKKSLRGTEGELGTGLGLLLCKDFVEKHGGRIWVESQPGKGSTFSFALPIADGVKPAK; from the coding sequence ATGAGCACGAAAGAAAAACCTACTGATGCCGAGAAGTTGCGAGAACGTGCCGAGAAGCTGGCCAAGAAAAAGGCGAAGAAGAAAGTCACGGACGAGTTTGCCGAGATGACGGAAAACGAGAGGCTGCGCCTTCTTCACGAGCTGAGCGTCCACAAAATCGAATTGGAACTGCAGAATGAGGATTTGCGTCGCGCTCATGAGAAACTGGACGCGGAACATGCCCGCTTTCAGGATCTGTATGACTTCGCGCCGGTGGGGTATGTCACCATCGACAAAAACAACCTCATCCATGAAGTCAATCTCACCGCCGCCACGCTGCTCGGAATTCGCCGCATTGATCTGATCGGCCAGAGCCTGAGCAATCTCATCCTGCCCGAAGACCAGGACCTTTTTTTCCATTATCGCAAGCGGGCCCTGGGGGCCGAGGAAGTGCAGGCAGAGGAAATGCGCCTGCTGAAGCAGGACGGGTCCTGGTTTTGGGGACATTTTGAAACCTCCAGCATCCAGGATACGGACAACGGGCAGGTCTGCCGCATCGTGTTCAGCGACATCACCAGACGTAAACTGGAAGAGGAAAATACCACGCGGACCAGTGCCCTGCTGGAAACCGCGGGCCGGGTCGCCCGCTTCGGTGGCTGGAGCGCGGACTTGGTGGAGAACAGAGTTCATCTGACACCCCAGGCGGCTGAAATTCGCGGAAAGCCCGATGAACTGCACCCAACGCTGAAAGAAGCCGGAGCGTATTATGCTCCCGAATCGCGCAAGAAGATGGGGGATGCGTTCCGCAAATGCGTTCGGGAAGGCGTGCCCTACGATGTGGAGGTGGAGATGTTCACCGCACAGGGCGAACGGATCTGGGTTCGCAATCTCGGCGCACCGGTCCGGGACGCCTCCGGCGCCATCGTGCGGGTTGAGGGCTCCATCCAGGATATCACCAGAAGCAAACGGGCCGAAGAGGAGGCCCGGCAAGCCCAGGCCCTGCTGGGACGCGCCGGCCGGATGGCCCTTTTCGGCGGATGGCGCATGGACCTGGCCGACAAACGGATCGTTCTGATCGGGGAAACAGCGGCGATTCACGAAATGCCTCCGGATTATTCGCCGTCATTCGAGGAAGCCTTCAACCTCATCACTCCGGAATGGCGGGACACAATGACGGAGGTCTTCGATAAATGCGTTCATGAAGGCATCCCTTTCGATGAAGAAATTGAAATCGTGACCATCAAGGGCAACCGGATCTGGGTCCGGATCATTGGCGAGGCGATCCGAGACGGTTCCGGCGCCATCGTGGGTGTTGAAGGCGCGTTTCAAGACATTACCGAATCCAAACAGTTCGAAGAGGAAATCCTGCGCGTTAATAACGTGCTCGAAAAGGCGGGGCGTATGGCCAGGTTCGGGGGATGGAGCATCAATCTCCACGAAAACCGAGTCTACTGGACCCCTGAGGTCGCCGCAATTCACGAAATGCCGGCGGATTTTTCTCCATCACTGGAAGAGGGCTTGAGTTTTTATGCTCCGGAGTGGCGGGATAAAATTACCGAGGTCTTTGGCAAATGCGCCCATGAGGGCGTGCCGTATGACGAGGAGATGCAGATAGTAACCTCCCAGGGGCGGTTGATCTGGGTCCGGGCCATGGGAGAACCGATCCGGGACAGTTCCGGCGTCATCGTGCGTGTTGAGGGGGCATTTCAGGATATCAGCGAACGTAAGCGGGCCGAAGAGAAAATCCTGCGCACCAATATCCTGCTGGAACAGACGAGTCGCCTTGCCAAATTCGGTGCCTGGAACGTGAATCTGGCGGAACAGAAGGTTTATCTGGCCCAAAACACTTCCCTGATTCATGGATTTCCGCAGGGATACACTCCGACTGTCGAAGAGTGTTTCAATGCGTACGCCCCGGAATCGCGAGAAAAAGTCATAGAGGTATTCAGGAAATGCGAGAAAGAAGGCGTTCCCTTTGACGAGGAAATGGAATTGATAGTCGGGAATGGTGAGCGCCGTTGGGTGCGGGGGGTTGGCGAAGCGGTGCGCGATGCATCCGGAGCCATTGTGCGGGTAATTGGCGCGATGCAGGACATCTCCGATCGCAAGCGGACCGAATTGGAGATCCTGCGTATCAAGACCATGCTGGAGCGAGCCGCGAGCATGGCCTTGTTCGGCGGTTGGAGCGTGAATGTGGCGGAACGCAGGCTCTATGTCAGCGGCCAGGCGACGGAAATTTATGGATTGGGACCGGGAGATTCTCTGACGCCGGAAGATGCCATCAGTCGATATATTCCGGAATGGCAGCAAACGATCGTTGATGCATTCGACAAATGTGTTCAGAAAGGCGAGCCTTTTGATGTTGAAGTGGAAATCATCAACAAGAGAGGCAACCGCATCTGGATCCGCAAGACCGGCGAGGCGATCCGCAATGAATCCGGCGAAGTCGTCCGCGTCGAGGGAGCCATCCAGGACATCACGGACCGGGTCCAGGACAAGGAGGCCCTGGTTCGGAATAATCAGAAGCTTCAAAAGGCTCTGGATGAAAAGGACAAGTTCTTCTCCATCATCGCCCACGACCTGAAGAGCCCTCTGGCCGGCTTCATGGCCCTGACCAGGATGCTGACCGACGAGTTCAATACTTTGCCTTTGAAGGACCTGCGACGGATGGCCTTTGAACTGGCCCAGGCCACGGAGACCATGTTCAATCTCCTGAAGAACCTGCTGGAATGGTCGTTGATGCAACGGGGGCTGCTGACCTACAATCCGGTGATCTGCCTGCTGGCGGATCCGATTGAACATACTATCGAGCTGTTCCAGACCACCGCGGGAAACAAGAACGTCTACATGCAGAGCGAGCTGGACCAGAACCTGCTTGTTTACGCGGACAAGCAGATGCTGGACACCATTTTGCGCAATTTTGTCTCGAATGCCATCAAGTTCAGCATGAGCGGCGGAACCATCTTCATTTCCGCCGTCAGGGACAAGGACATGGCTGTTGTCACCGTCCAGGACAACGGAGTCGGCATGGACGAGGAACACCTGTCCAACCTGTTCATTTTGACCCGGAAAAAATCCCTGCGGGGCACGGAAGGCGAGCTGGGCACCGGGCTGGGACTTCTGCTGTGCAAGGACTTCGTCGAAAAGCACGGCGGTCGGATCTGGGTGGAAAGCCAACCCGGCAAGGGAAGCACGTTCTCCTTCGCGTTGCCCATTGCGGATGGGGTGAAACCCGCGAAGTAG
- a CDS encoding BON domain-containing protein, which produces MKKTIIFLIIGALVVVGVIWFLTADEPAPIMQPTEERTTPPGMEPGRAITAEDQAGQEYHARMEAWRVRVEDIQDELADNGEVVRRTPDADEVQFGAAIDERITSEINARIAGDPGLSVFDIAVSTNEGRVHLSGTVGAQEFIGRAMALALDTPNVREVRSTIQVQ; this is translated from the coding sequence ATGAAAAAAACGATCATTTTTTTGATCATCGGCGCGCTGGTGGTTGTGGGCGTGATCTGGTTCTTAACCGCGGACGAACCGGCCCCGATCATGCAACCCACGGAAGAACGCACAACTCCTCCGGGCATGGAACCGGGACGAGCGATCACCGCCGAGGATCAGGCCGGACAGGAATATCATGCCAGGATGGAAGCCTGGCGGGTGCGGGTCGAGGATATTCAGGACGAACTTGCCGACAATGGGGAAGTGGTCCGGCGAACACCTGACGCCGACGAAGTACAATTCGGCGCAGCCATTGACGAAAGAATCACCTCGGAAATCAACGCCAGGATTGCCGGTGATCCGGGTCTTTCGGTGTTCGACATCGCCGTGTCCACCAACGAGGGACGCGTCCATCTGTCCGGTACGGTGGGCGCTCAGGAATTCATCGGCCGGGCCATGGCCCTGGCTCTGGACACGCCGAACGTGCGCGAGGTCAGATCGACCATTCAGGTCCAGTAG
- a CDS encoding amidohydrolase family protein, with amino-acid sequence MKWNKCAPIQHDDENRLFVSGRYGSKAVVSELNRLAERHGARLGMTRRDFLKSQMGLAASFLALNSVFGHFFLVNSAEASDPDLARDQIERYANQFIFDVQVHYLHEEFPEPENLLALRRAADDWNPKLDDEKHDLEDLLFENFYREVFVESQTTCAVLSNAPSDDKEGWFLTNEQALATREKVNSRTGKRSLLGHAVITPGQPGWEEELDKSLELKPDAIKGYTIGDPVGESEYPWRLDDEKLVYPAYEKIQKAGIRNICIHKGLLPVGYEQKLSPELVAYANVDDVGQAARDWPDLNFIIYHSAIERVVPIVQDVDDFQRTGRIKWVTDLSEIPEKYGVTNVYAELGAVFAATSVAHPHLCAGILGTLIKNMGADHVCWGTDSVWFGSPQWQIEALRRFEIPETVQKQHGFEPLGPADGNVKNMIFGKNSARLYGIVPEDYLPRHDTHAA; translated from the coding sequence ATGAAATGGAATAAATGCGCCCCGATTCAACACGATGATGAGAACCGGCTGTTCGTATCCGGAAGATATGGCTCCAAGGCTGTTGTTTCCGAGCTGAACCGCTTGGCCGAGCGTCATGGCGCGCGTCTGGGCATGACGCGGCGGGATTTTCTCAAGAGCCAGATGGGGCTTGCCGCCTCGTTTTTGGCCTTGAACTCCGTCTTCGGCCATTTTTTCCTCGTGAACTCCGCCGAAGCATCCGATCCCGACTTGGCGCGGGATCAGATCGAACGCTACGCGAACCAGTTCATTTTCGACGTCCAGGTCCATTATCTCCATGAAGAATTTCCCGAACCCGAAAACCTGCTTGCGTTGCGCCGGGCGGCGGACGACTGGAATCCGAAGCTGGACGACGAGAAGCATGACTTAGAGGATTTGCTGTTTGAAAATTTCTATCGGGAAGTCTTTGTTGAAAGTCAGACCACCTGCGCCGTGCTGAGCAACGCTCCCAGCGACGACAAGGAAGGCTGGTTCCTGACCAACGAGCAGGCCCTGGCAACGCGCGAGAAGGTCAATTCGCGCACCGGCAAACGTTCCCTGCTGGGTCACGCGGTTATCACCCCCGGACAGCCGGGCTGGGAGGAGGAGCTGGATAAGTCCCTTGAACTCAAGCCCGATGCCATCAAGGGCTACACCATCGGCGACCCGGTGGGCGAATCCGAGTATCCGTGGCGGCTGGACGATGAGAAACTTGTCTATCCGGCCTACGAAAAGATCCAGAAGGCCGGAATCCGGAACATCTGCATCCACAAGGGCCTGCTGCCCGTGGGATATGAGCAGAAACTGTCCCCGGAACTGGTTGCCTACGCCAATGTGGACGATGTGGGGCAGGCGGCCCGGGACTGGCCGGATTTGAATTTCATCATCTACCATTCCGCCATTGAACGGGTGGTGCCCATAGTTCAGGATGTGGACGATTTCCAGCGAACCGGACGGATCAAATGGGTCACGGATCTATCCGAGATCCCGGAGAAGTACGGCGTAACCAACGTCTATGCTGAACTGGGCGCCGTTTTCGCGGCGACCAGCGTGGCGCATCCGCATCTGTGCGCCGGGATACTCGGGACGTTGATCAAAAACATGGGCGCGGATCATGTCTGCTGGGGCACGGATTCGGTCTGGTTCGGATCGCCGCAATGGCAGATCGAGGCCCTGCGCCGGTTCGAGATTCCCGAGACGGTCCAGAAGCAGCACGGCTTCGAACCGCTGGGGCCGGCGGACGGCAACGTGAAGAACATGATTTTCGGGAAAAACTCGGCTCGCCTGTATGGCATTGTTCCCGAAGATTATCTTCCGCGTCACGATACACATGCCGCATGA